The Gemmatimonadota bacterium DNA segment TGTTGCCGGTGTAGCGATTGTTGAAGATCCCCTCGCCGAGTAGGGCTTTCGAGACCTGGACCACACAGGGGTTCGCCATAACGTCGCGAAAGACGTACGGGGGGAAGGGGGGCGGCTCCTGCTGGACGTTTCCCCAAACGAAGTTATGGGGTGGCGCAGGGGCGTTCATGATCTTCTCTATGTCTTCGGTCATCCGCTCACAGAGAAGATCGAGGTGTTCGTGTGCGACCACTGCATTGAGGATGATGTAGCCCTCCGTTCGAATGGCATCGAGGGCCTGTTTCAGGTGCGCGTCGGTGAGAGATTCGGCTGCGTGCTCTTCCGGTGTGACGGTGATTTCCACGTGTACTCCCTTCCTGCGGAGCTTGCATCGTGCCATTAAAAAGGGGATTATGTAGCAAAGTAGCATAATGCCTTATTTTGTCAAACTATTTGACAGCCTTGAATGCCCCGTCTATCATGTAAAATAAGCAGGGCATTTTTCATTTATATCAAAGAGGAGGAAGTATGTTTGAACTGTTCTTTGTAGTAATTTTGGCACTGTTCATTTTTGTGTCACATAAATATATAAAAGCAAGGCAGCGACTTAAAAGATTTCAGCCAATTATTGATGTAGAACGTGAAGCATCGCGGATAGAACGGGCGAACAAATCCGCTAAGGCAGAAAGAGAAAAAACAGAGAAGGAGATAGAACAAGCGAGTGATGAGGTAGAGCGTCTCCAGGAGCAGCTCAGGCCGCTTGAAGATGAGTTGGACATGCAAAGTTTTGGTTTGTATGAACCAAAATATGACTTTGAAAATTCTGAGCAGTACAAAACAGAACTGTCCGCTATCCGCAGAGAACAAAAGGAATTGATCAGACGAAAAACAGCCCTTCTTTATCCTTCAAACTGGACAGTAAATAATAGCGTAAGAGCAGGACAAAAAATGGTCAATGAGAAGATAAAGCTCATGCTTCGTGCATTTAATGGAGAGAGCGATTCTCTCATAATGAAAGTAAAATATAACAATATCGTAAGCATTGAGAGACGCATTGAGTCATTGTTTAACGCAGTCAACCGGCTTGGGGAGACTATGGGTTGCCAGATTACCCGTGAGTATTTCAATCTCAAGATCAATGAGCTCAGCCTGGTCCACGGGTTTGAGGAGATAAAGCAAGAAGAGAAGGAAGAACAGCGTGCTATCCGCGAGCAGATGCGGGAAGAAGAACGTGCCCGGAAGGAAATAGAAAGGGAGCGTATAAAAGTAGAAAAGGAACAAGCGCGATACCAGAAAGCATTAGAAAAGGCCCGTAGGGATGTTGAGCAAGCAACAGGCGAAAAGCATTCAAAGCTACAGTCTGAGATTGAACGCTTGAATGAACTCTTAGCCGAGGCAGAAGCAAACAAAGAGCGAGTAAAATCCCGTGCAGAAATGACACGCTCAGGATTGGAGTTACCCCGTTTTGGTGGAGTATTTAGGGCTTGTGTTTCAAGCCTGTGATTGATGCAGTTTTTCATAAGCTATCGGTGCCTGGTAGGCAATGGAAGAATGCCTGCGATGCGGATTATACCATCCTTCAATGTAGGAGAAGATAGCCAACCGCGCTTCCTTGTGCGTGCGGAAGGA contains these protein-coding regions:
- a CDS encoding DUF4041 domain-containing protein; this encodes MFELFFVVILALFIFVSHKYIKARQRLKRFQPIIDVEREASRIERANKSAKAEREKTEKEIEQASDEVERLQEQLRPLEDELDMQSFGLYEPKYDFENSEQYKTELSAIRREQKELIRRKTALLYPSNWTVNNSVRAGQKMVNEKIKLMLRAFNGESDSLIMKVKYNNIVSIERRIESLFNAVNRLGETMGCQITREYFNLKINELSLVHGFEEIKQEEKEEQRAIREQMREEERARKEIERERIKVEKEQARYQKALEKARRDVEQATGEKHSKLQSEIERLNELLAEAEANKERVKSRAEMTRSGLELPRFGGVFRACVSSL